In the genome of Pseudomonas sp. LBUM920, one region contains:
- a CDS encoding YkgJ family cysteine cluster protein yields MTNIPHTQITEPAVTCSTCAACCCQLEVMLITDTGVPERYIDTDDWGGEVMLRLDDGWCAALDRDTMMCTIYERRPLICREFEMGAPECLTEREGIATAYR; encoded by the coding sequence ATGACCAACATCCCCCACACTCAAATCACCGAACCCGCCGTCACTTGCTCGACGTGCGCGGCCTGCTGCTGCCAATTGGAAGTGATGCTGATCACCGACACCGGCGTGCCGGAGCGCTATATCGATACTGACGATTGGGGCGGCGAAGTGATGCTGCGTCTGGATGATGGCTGGTGTGCGGCGCTGGACCGGGACACCATGATGTGCACGATTTACGAGCGACGGCCGCTGATCTGCCGGGAGTTCGAGATGGGTGCGCCGGAATGCCTGACCGAGCGTGAAGGAATTGCGACGGCGTATCGCTAG
- the ispE gene encoding 4-(cytidine 5'-diphospho)-2-C-methyl-D-erythritol kinase, with product MLHILGRREDGYHELQTLFQFLDYGDELTFAVRDDGVIQLHTEFAGVPHDSNLIVKAAKKLQEQSGCPLGIDIWIDKILPMGGGIGGGSSNAATTLLGLNHLWQLGWDHDRLATLGLTLGADVPVFVRGHAAFAEGVGEKLTPEYPEEPWYVVLVPQVSVSTAEIFSDPLLTRNSPPIKVRPVPKGNSRNDCLPVVARRYPEVRNALNLLGKFTEAKLTGTGSCVFGGFPSKAEADKVSALLTETLTGFVAKGSNVSMLHRKLQSLL from the coding sequence ATGCTGCACATTCTGGGTCGCCGTGAAGACGGCTACCACGAGCTGCAGACGCTGTTTCAATTTCTGGACTACGGCGATGAACTGACCTTCGCCGTACGCGATGATGGCGTGATTCAGCTGCACACCGAATTCGCAGGCGTGCCCCACGACAGCAACCTGATTGTGAAGGCCGCAAAAAAACTTCAGGAACAATCCGGTTGCCCCCTGGGCATCGACATCTGGATCGATAAAATTTTGCCCATGGGCGGTGGCATCGGCGGTGGCAGCTCAAATGCCGCGACGACGCTGCTCGGCCTCAATCACTTGTGGCAACTGGGTTGGGACCACGATCGCTTGGCTACGCTGGGCCTGACGCTGGGCGCTGACGTCCCGGTTTTCGTGCGTGGACACGCCGCTTTTGCCGAGGGAGTGGGGGAGAAACTCACCCCGGAATACCCCGAAGAGCCTTGGTATGTCGTGCTTGTTCCGCAAGTATCTGTAAGTACAGCAGAAATTTTTTCAGATCCACTGTTGACACGTAACTCTCCTCCCATTAAAGTGCGCCCCGTTCCCAAGGGAAACAGTCGAAATGACTGCTTACCGGTTGTAGCAAGGCGTTATCCAGAGGTACGTAACGCTTTGAATTTGTTAGGTAAATTTACCGAAGCAAAATTAACCGGAACTGGAAGTTGTGTGTTTGGGGGCTTCCCAAGCAAAGCTGAAGCTGATAAAGTCTCGGCCCTTCTTACAGAGACCCTTACAGGGTTTGTAGCAAAGGGAAGCAACGTTTCGATGTTGCATCGCAAGCTGCAAAGTCTGCTCTAA
- a CDS encoding tetratricopeptide repeat protein, with amino-acid sequence MNRSSALLLAFVFLSGCQALAPVSPDGTPPVEDSTPAPEKPKVYSSFNEETIYSLLTAELAGQRNRFDIALDNYVTQAINTQDPGISERAFRIAEYLGADQAALDTSLIWARNAPDDLEAQRAAAIQLARAGRYDDSMVYMEKVLLGKGDTHFDFLALSAADTDQDTRNGLMKSFDRLLQKHPKNSQLIFGKALLLQQDDEADAALKLLEQNPPEDGEIAPILLRARLLQNLNRGKEAIPLLEKSIKKYPDDKRLRLTYARTLVEQDRMEDAKVQFANLVQQYPDDDELRYSLALVCLEAKAWDEAKGYLEELIQRESHVDSAHLNLGRIAEERNDPQAALLEYAQVGPGNDYLPAQLRQADILMGNGRTDEAEKRLAAARDAEPDYAIQLYLIQAETLSANKQGERAWKLLQQALLQYPDDLNLLYTRAMQAEKRNDLAQMEKDLRLIIKRDPDNAMALNALGYTLSDRTTRYAEAKVLIEQAHKLNPEDPAVLDSLGWVNYRLGNLDEAERLLRQALERFPDQEVAAHLGEVLWANGKQREARQIWEKFLKEQPESPILRGTIKRLTGSETL; translated from the coding sequence ATGAATAGATCTTCCGCGTTGCTCCTTGCTTTTGTCTTCCTCAGCGGCTGCCAGGCCTTGGCACCCGTGTCGCCGGACGGTACGCCGCCGGTTGAAGACAGCACCCCCGCCCCTGAAAAGCCCAAGGTTTATTCCTCGTTCAATGAAGAAACGATCTACAGCCTGCTGACCGCCGAACTCGCCGGCCAGCGCAATCGTTTCGATATTGCCCTGGATAACTACGTGACCCAGGCCATCAACACTCAGGATCCGGGTATTTCGGAGCGTGCGTTTCGCATCGCCGAATACCTGGGCGCTGACCAGGCTGCGCTGGACACTTCGCTGATCTGGGCGAGAAACGCACCGGACGACCTGGAAGCGCAGCGGGCCGCGGCCATTCAACTGGCGCGCGCGGGGCGCTATGACGACTCCATGGTCTATATGGAGAAAGTCCTGCTGGGCAAGGGCGACACGCATTTCGACTTCCTCGCGCTGTCGGCTGCCGACACCGACCAGGACACGCGCAATGGCCTGATGAAGAGTTTCGACCGCCTGCTGCAAAAGCACCCGAAAAACAGCCAGCTGATTTTCGGCAAGGCGTTGCTGCTGCAACAGGATGATGAAGCCGACGCCGCACTCAAGCTGTTGGAGCAAAACCCGCCGGAAGACGGCGAGATCGCACCGATTTTGCTGCGTGCGCGCCTGCTGCAGAACCTCAATCGCGGCAAGGAAGCGATTCCTCTGCTGGAAAAGAGCATCAAGAAGTATCCGGACGACAAGCGCCTGCGCCTGACTTATGCGCGCACGCTGGTTGAGCAGGACCGTATGGAAGACGCCAAAGTGCAGTTCGCCAATCTGGTCCAGCAATACCCGGACGACGATGAATTGCGCTACTCCCTGGCACTGGTGTGCCTGGAAGCCAAGGCCTGGGACGAGGCCAAGGGCTATCTGGAAGAGCTGATCCAACGCGAAAGCCATGTGGATTCGGCGCACCTGAACCTCGGCCGTATCGCTGAAGAGCGCAACGACCCGCAGGCGGCCCTGCTTGAGTACGCTCAGGTTGGCCCTGGCAACGACTACCTGCCGGCCCAATTGCGCCAAGCTGACATCCTGATGGGCAACGGCCGCACCGACGAGGCGGAAAAGCGCCTGGCCGCAGCGCGCGATGCCGAACCGGACTACGCGATCCAGCTGTACCTGATCCAGGCCGAAACCTTGTCGGCCAACAAGCAGGGCGAACGTGCCTGGAAACTGCTGCAACAGGCCTTGTTGCAATACCCCGACGATTTGAATCTGCTGTACACCCGTGCCATGCAGGCGGAAAAACGCAATGACTTGGCGCAGATGGAAAAAGACCTGCGCCTGATCATCAAGCGTGACCCGGACAACGCCATGGCGTTGAACGCCCTCGGTTACACCTTGTCCGACCGGACGACGCGCTACGCCGAAGCCAAGGTGCTGATCGAGCAAGCCCACAAGCTCAACCCGGAAGACCCGGCCGTACTGGACAGCCTGGGCTGGGTCAATTACCGCCTGGGCAACCTGGACGAAGCCGAACGCTTGCTGCGCCAGGCACTGGAACGCTTCCCCGACCAGGAAGTGGCCGCCCACCTTGGCGAAGTGCTGTGGGCCAATGGCAAGCAGCGCGAAGCGCGACAAATCTGGGAAAAATTCCTCAAGGAACAACCCGAAAGCCCCATCCTGCGCGGCACCATCAAGCGCCTGACCGGATCCGAGACCCTTTAA
- the moeB gene encoding molybdopterin-synthase adenylyltransferase MoeB, which yields MLTDQELLRYSRQILLQHVDIEGQLRLKNARALVVGLGGLGAPVALYLAAAGVGELHLADFDTVDLTNLQRQIIHDTDSVGQTKVDSALRRLAAINPEVKLLAHRAALDADSLAAAVAAVDVVLDCSDNFSTREAVNAACVAAARPLISGAAIRLEGQLSVFDPRRADSPCYHCLYGHGSDTELTCSEAGVVGPLVGVVGSLQALEALKLLAGFGEPLVGRLLLIDALTTRFRELRVKRDPGCSVCGTQHG from the coding sequence GTGCTGACCGATCAGGAGCTGTTGCGCTATAGCCGACAGATTCTGTTGCAACATGTCGACATCGAAGGCCAATTGCGCCTCAAAAACGCCCGCGCCCTGGTTGTCGGCCTGGGCGGTTTGGGCGCGCCTGTCGCGCTGTACCTCGCCGCTGCCGGTGTGGGCGAGCTGCACCTGGCCGACTTCGACACCGTCGACCTGACCAACCTGCAACGCCAGATCATCCACGACACCGACAGCGTCGGGCAGACCAAGGTCGATTCAGCCCTGCGTCGTCTCGCGGCGATCAACCCTGAAGTCAAACTGCTTGCTCACCGCGCAGCGCTAGATGCCGATTCACTGGCCGCGGCAGTAGCGGCGGTGGACGTGGTGCTCGATTGCAGCGACAACTTTTCCACCCGTGAAGCAGTGAACGCTGCCTGTGTTGCTGCCGCCAGGCCATTGATCAGCGGCGCGGCGATTCGCCTCGAGGGGCAGTTGTCGGTGTTTGACCCGCGTCGCGCCGACAGCCCGTGCTACCACTGTTTGTACGGGCACGGCAGCGACACTGAACTGACCTGCAGCGAAGCCGGCGTCGTCGGTCCGTTGGTTGGCGTGGTCGGCAGCCTGCAAGCCCTGGAAGCCTTGAAACTGCTGGCCGGTTTCGGTGAGCCGTTGGTGGGTCGCTTGTTGCTGATTGATGCGTTGACCACACGTTTTCGCGAATTGCGCGTCAAGCGCGACCCCGGTTGCAGTGTCTGCGGGACGCAGCATGGTTAA
- the prmC gene encoding peptide chain release factor N(5)-glutamine methyltransferase produces MTIIASLLRAADLPDSPTARLDVELLLAAALGKSRSYLHTWPEKIVSSEHALTFADYLQRRRGGEPVAYILGQQGFWKLDLEVAPHTLIPRPETELLVEAALELLPATPARVLDLGTGSGAIALALASERPAWQVTAVDRVLEAVALAERNRQRLHLKNATVLSSHWFSALQGQTFDLIISNPPYIADNDPHLVAGDVRFEPASALVAGHDGLDDLRLIIAQSPAHLNAAGWVLLEHGYDQAAAVRDLLLGAGFEAVHSRLDLGGHERITLGRRPC; encoded by the coding sequence ATGACCATCATTGCCAGCCTGCTGCGCGCCGCCGACCTGCCCGACTCGCCCACTGCGCGGCTGGATGTGGAGTTGTTGTTGGCCGCAGCCTTGGGTAAATCGCGCAGCTACCTGCACACCTGGCCGGAAAAAATCGTCAGCAGCGAACATGCGCTGACCTTTGCTGACTATTTGCAACGTCGTCGGGGCGGTGAGCCGGTGGCGTATATCCTCGGCCAGCAAGGCTTCTGGAAGCTGGACCTGGAGGTCGCGCCTCACACGCTGATCCCGCGTCCGGAAACCGAGCTGCTGGTGGAGGCCGCGCTGGAACTATTGCCCGCCACGCCTGCCAGGGTTCTGGACCTGGGCACCGGCAGCGGCGCCATCGCCCTGGCCCTGGCCAGCGAACGTCCGGCCTGGCAGGTTACGGCGGTCGACCGCGTGCTCGAAGCCGTGGCCCTGGCTGAACGCAATCGCCAGCGCCTGCACCTGAAAAACGCCACGGTGTTGAGCAGCCATTGGTTCAGCGCCCTGCAAGGCCAAACCTTCGACCTGATCATCAGCAACCCGCCGTACATTGCCGATAACGATCCCCATCTGGTGGCCGGCGACGTGCGGTTTGAACCGGCCAGCGCGCTGGTGGCGGGGCATGATGGCCTGGATGACTTGCGGTTGATCATTGCCCAATCTCCAGCCCACTTGAATGCGGCTGGCTGGGTGTTACTCGAACATGGCTACGATCAGGCGGCGGCCGTACGTGATCTGTTGCTTGGCGCAGGCTTTGAAGCGGTACACAGCCGCCTTGACCTCGGCGGCCACGAGCGCATCACCCTGGGACGCCGGCCGTGCTGA
- the hemA gene encoding glutamyl-tRNA reductase has translation MAFLALGINHKTASVDVRERVAFTPEQLVEALQQLCRLTDSREAAILSTCNRSELYIEQEHLSADGVLRWLADYHHLSLDDLRASAYVHEEDAAVRHMMRVASGLDSLVLGEPQILGQMKSAYAVAREAGTVGPLLGRLFQATFNSAKQVRTDTAIGENPVSVAFAAVSLAKQIFSDLQRSQALLIGAGETITLVARHLHDLGVKRIVVANRTLERASILAEQFGAHAVLLSDIPAELVRSDIVISSTASQLPILGKGAVESALKLRKHKPIFMVDIAVPRDIEPEVGELDDVYLYSVDDLHEVVAENLKSRQGAAQAAEEMVSTGAEDFMVRLRELAAVDVLKAYRQQGERLRDEELIKAQRLLANGSSAEEVLMQLARGLTNKLLHAPSVQLKKLTAEGRLDALAMAQELFALGEGASDSSSDKKPQ, from the coding sequence ATGGCCTTCCTCGCACTCGGTATTAACCACAAGACTGCTTCCGTAGACGTGCGCGAGCGCGTGGCGTTTACGCCAGAGCAGTTGGTTGAGGCCTTGCAGCAGCTCTGCCGGCTCACCGACAGCCGCGAAGCTGCGATCCTTTCGACCTGCAATCGCAGTGAGCTTTATATAGAGCAGGAACATCTTTCAGCGGATGGGGTGCTGCGTTGGCTGGCCGATTATCACCATTTAAGCCTCGATGACCTGCGCGCCAGTGCGTATGTGCACGAAGAGGATGCGGCAGTTCGTCACATGATGCGCGTCGCCTCAGGGCTCGACTCGCTGGTGTTGGGCGAACCGCAGATCCTTGGCCAGATGAAATCTGCCTATGCCGTGGCCCGCGAGGCCGGCACCGTGGGGCCACTGTTGGGGCGGCTGTTCCAGGCCACCTTCAACTCGGCCAAGCAGGTGCGCACCGACACCGCCATCGGTGAAAACCCGGTGTCCGTGGCGTTTGCCGCCGTCAGCCTGGCCAAACAGATTTTCAGCGACTTGCAGCGCAGCCAGGCCCTGCTGATCGGCGCCGGCGAAACCATCACCCTGGTGGCGCGTCATCTGCACGACCTGGGCGTAAAGCGCATTGTGGTCGCCAACCGAACCCTGGAACGCGCGAGCATTCTTGCCGAGCAGTTTGGCGCCCATGCGGTGCTGCTGTCGGATATCCCGGCTGAACTGGTGCGCAGCGATATCGTCATCAGCTCCACCGCCAGTCAGTTGCCGATTCTTGGCAAAGGCGCGGTCGAGAGCGCGCTGAAGCTGCGCAAGCACAAACCGATTTTCATGGTGGATATCGCCGTTCCCCGCGATATCGAGCCGGAAGTCGGCGAGTTGGACGACGTTTACCTCTACAGCGTCGACGATCTGCACGAAGTGGTTGCCGAAAACCTCAAGAGTCGCCAGGGCGCCGCCCAGGCCGCCGAGGAGATGGTCAGCACCGGCGCTGAAGACTTCATGGTGCGCCTGCGCGAACTGGCAGCGGTCGACGTGCTCAAGGCGTATCGTCAGCAAGGCGAACGCCTGCGTGACGAGGAATTGATCAAGGCCCAGCGTCTGCTGGCCAACGGCAGCAGCGCCGAAGAGGTGCTGATGCAACTGGCGCGTGGCTTGACCAACAAATTGCTTCACGCTCCCAGCGTTCAGTTGAAAAAGCTTACCGCCGAAGGCCGCCTCGATGCGCTGGCCATGGCCCAGGAACTCTTTGCCCTCGGTGAGGGCGCGTCAGATAGCTCTTCGGATAAAAAACCGCAATGA
- the lolB gene encoding lipoprotein insertase outer membrane protein LolB, translating into MFLRHVIVFSFIALLAGCAGFGARESVEGQGNPAQWKQHKDQLSSIDGWQIEGKVGVRAPKDSGSGTLFWLQRQDYYDIRLSGPLGRGAARLTGRPGQVSLEVANQGRYEAASPEELLEQQIGWKLPVSHLVWWVRGLPAPDSKSRLSLNGDSRLATLEQDGWQVEYLSYVQQSGYWLPERIKLHGTDLDVTLVIKDWQPRKLGQ; encoded by the coding sequence ATGTTCTTGCGCCACGTAATTGTTTTCAGCTTCATCGCCCTGCTCGCCGGTTGCGCGGGTTTCGGCGCCCGCGAATCCGTTGAAGGCCAGGGCAACCCGGCGCAATGGAAACAACACAAGGATCAGCTCAGCAGCATTGATGGCTGGCAGATCGAAGGCAAGGTCGGGGTTCGCGCGCCAAAAGATTCCGGCAGCGGCACGTTGTTCTGGCTGCAGCGTCAGGACTATTACGATATTCGCCTGTCCGGCCCACTGGGCCGCGGCGCGGCTCGCCTGACGGGACGCCCGGGGCAAGTCAGCCTGGAAGTGGCCAACCAGGGACGCTATGAAGCGGCGTCGCCGGAAGAATTGCTGGAGCAGCAAATAGGCTGGAAGCTGCCCGTTTCGCACCTGGTGTGGTGGGTTCGCGGTTTGCCCGCGCCGGACAGCAAAAGTCGCCTGAGCCTCAATGGCGACAGTCGGCTGGCCACGCTGGAGCAAGATGGCTGGCAGGTGGAGTACCTCAGCTACGTGCAACAGAGCGGTTATTGGCTGCCCGAGCGCATCAAGCTGCATGGCACCGACCTTGACGTCACACTGGTGATCAAGGACTGGCAACCGCGCAAGCTGGGGCAATAA
- a CDS encoding acyloxyacyl hydrolase — translation MKRLFCLAAIAAAVVGHSVSAQAAGLEFGVGSTSDSTMTYRLGLTSDWDKSWWQSDTGRLTGYWSGAYTYWEGDKRAGASSLSFSPVFVYEFAGASVKPYIEAGIGVAAFSRTRLEDNNIGQSFQFEDRLGFGLRFTGGHEVGIRATHYSNAGISSNNDGVESYALHYTMPL, via the coding sequence ATGAAGCGCTTGTTCTGTTTGGCTGCGATTGCGGCCGCCGTGGTAGGACACTCTGTTTCGGCCCAGGCCGCTGGCCTGGAATTTGGTGTGGGGAGCACCAGCGATTCGACCATGACCTATCGGTTGGGGCTGACATCGGATTGGGATAAAAGCTGGTGGCAGAGCGATACCGGCCGGCTGACCGGCTACTGGAGCGGCGCTTACACCTATTGGGAGGGCGACAAACGTGCGGGCGCCAGCAGCCTGTCGTTCTCGCCAGTGTTTGTGTATGAGTTTGCCGGGGCATCGGTAAAACCTTACATCGAGGCCGGCATCGGGGTGGCGGCATTCTCGCGCACGCGCCTGGAAGACAACAACATCGGCCAGTCCTTCCAGTTTGAGGACCGCCTGGGCTTTGGTTTGCGTTTTACCGGTGGGCATGAGGTGGGCATTCGTGCCACGCACTATTCCAACGCGGGCATCAGCAGCAATAACGACGGCGTAGAAAGCTACGCGTTGCACTACACCATGCCGCTGTAA
- a CDS encoding DUF2878 domain-containing protein codes for MLKSLANAVLFQCGWFACVLGGDSGWLLVVGAVLAIHLLWISSWSREGRVILAVTLLGTVVDTALRTFGVFHFSFPGPLIPFWLVLLWALLATTLRHCLAWSAQPWWRASVLGAVGGPLSYYAGSQLAGVSFGYGTAPTLIGLALLWALVFPVLHWIARQLGH; via the coding sequence GTGCTTAAATCGCTGGCGAACGCCGTACTGTTCCAGTGCGGCTGGTTTGCCTGTGTGCTGGGGGGCGACAGCGGATGGTTGCTGGTGGTCGGTGCAGTGCTGGCCATCCACCTGCTGTGGATAAGTTCATGGTCGCGGGAAGGCCGGGTGATCCTCGCCGTCACGCTGCTGGGCACTGTGGTGGATACCGCATTGCGCACCTTTGGCGTCTTTCATTTCAGTTTTCCGGGGCCGCTGATTCCGTTTTGGCTGGTGCTGCTGTGGGCGTTGCTCGCCACCACGCTACGCCATTGCCTGGCCTGGAGTGCCCAGCCCTGGTGGCGCGCCAGCGTGTTGGGCGCAGTCGGCGGACCGTTGTCTTATTACGCGGGCAGCCAATTGGCCGGCGTGAGTTTCGGTTACGGCACGGCGCCAACCCTGATCGGCCTGGCGCTGCTCTGGGCGCTGGTGTTTCCGGTGCTGCACTGGATCGCCCGACAACTGGGGCACTGA
- the prfA gene encoding peptide chain release factor 1, whose translation MKASLLNKLDVLQDRFEELTALLGDGEVISDQAKFRAYSKEYAEVEPIVATYKQLMKVQADLEGAQALLKDSDPDMREMAVEEVREAKEKLAELEGDLQRMLLPKDPNDGRNVFLEIRAGTGGDEAAIFSGDLFRMYSRYAERRGWRVEILSENEGEHGGYKEVIARVEGDNVYGKLKFESGAHRVQRVPATESQGRIHTSACTVAVLPEPDEQEAIEINPADLRVDTYRSSGAGGQHVNKTDSAIRITHLPSGIVVECQEERSQHKNRARAMSWLSAKLNDQQTSAAANAIASERKLLVGSGDRSERIRTYNFAQGRVTDHRVNLTLYSLDEILAGGVDAVIEPLLAEYQADQLAAIGE comes from the coding sequence ATGAAAGCGTCACTGCTCAATAAACTGGACGTGCTCCAGGACCGTTTCGAAGAACTGACCGCCTTGCTCGGCGATGGCGAGGTCATCTCCGATCAGGCCAAGTTCCGCGCCTATTCCAAGGAATACGCCGAAGTTGAGCCCATTGTGGCCACCTACAAACAGCTGATGAAAGTGCAGGCCGACCTCGAAGGCGCCCAGGCGCTGCTCAAGGACAGCGACCCGGACATGCGCGAAATGGCCGTGGAAGAAGTCCGTGAGGCCAAGGAAAAGCTGGCCGAGCTGGAAGGCGACCTGCAGCGCATGCTGCTGCCCAAAGACCCTAACGACGGGCGCAACGTGTTCCTCGAAATCCGCGCCGGCACCGGTGGCGACGAGGCGGCGATCTTCTCTGGAGACCTGTTCCGCATGTACTCGCGCTACGCCGAGCGCCGTGGCTGGCGCGTCGAGATTCTGTCCGAAAACGAAGGCGAACACGGCGGCTATAAAGAAGTCATCGCCCGGGTTGAAGGCGACAACGTCTACGGCAAGCTGAAATTTGAATCCGGCGCGCACCGCGTGCAGCGGGTTCCGGCGACGGAGTCCCAGGGCCGTATCCACACCTCGGCGTGCACCGTGGCCGTGTTGCCCGAGCCGGACGAGCAGGAAGCCATCGAGATCAATCCGGCGGATTTGCGTGTCGACACCTACCGCTCATCGGGCGCTGGTGGTCAGCATGTCAACAAGACCGACTCGGCGATCCGCATCACGCACTTGCCGTCGGGCATTGTGGTGGAGTGCCAGGAAGAGCGTTCCCAGCACAAGAACCGTGCGCGTGCCATGTCCTGGCTGTCGGCCAAGCTCAATGACCAGCAGACCAGCGCCGCCGCCAACGCGATTGCCAGCGAGCGCAAGTTGCTGGTGGGTTCGGGCGACCGCTCCGAGCGCATCCGTACCTACAACTTTGCCCAGGGCCGGGTCACCGACCACCGGGTCAACCTCACGCTTTACTCCCTCGACGAGATTCTCGCCGGCGGTGTGGATGCGGTAATCGAACCGTTGCTCGCCGAATACCAGGCCGACCAATTGGCGGCGATAGGTGAATAA
- the murI gene encoding glutamate racemase — translation MVKSAPIGVFDSGIGGLTVLDEIQQLLPHETLLYVADCGHIPYGEKTPAFILERSRRVAEFFREQGAKAFVIACNTATVAAVADLREDYPDWPLVGMEPAVKPAAAATRSGVVGVLATTGTLQSAKFAALLDRFATDVRVITQPCPGLVELIESGDLDSPELRQMLRGYVEPLLSAGCDTIILGCTHYPFLKPLLAQMLPQSIILIDTGAAVARQLKRLLGERDLLARGNPEPARFWTSGNVDHLRNILPTLWKHPGVVRSFEA, via the coding sequence ATGGTTAAGAGCGCGCCCATCGGTGTGTTCGATTCCGGCATCGGCGGCTTGACCGTGCTGGACGAAATTCAGCAGTTATTGCCCCATGAAACGCTGCTGTACGTGGCTGATTGCGGGCATATCCCCTACGGCGAGAAAACCCCGGCATTCATTCTTGAGCGCTCCCGGCGTGTCGCCGAATTTTTCCGTGAGCAAGGCGCCAAGGCGTTTGTGATTGCCTGCAACACGGCGACCGTCGCCGCCGTCGCCGATTTGCGCGAGGACTATCCGGACTGGCCCCTGGTAGGCATGGAACCCGCCGTCAAACCCGCCGCCGCCGCCACTCGCAGCGGCGTGGTCGGTGTACTCGCCACCACCGGCACCCTGCAAAGTGCCAAGTTCGCCGCTTTGCTTGATCGCTTCGCCACCGACGTGCGTGTGATCACCCAGCCGTGCCCGGGCCTGGTGGAGTTGATTGAAAGCGGCGACCTCGACAGCCCCGAGCTGCGCCAGATGTTGCGCGGCTATGTCGAACCGCTGCTCAGCGCCGGTTGTGACACGATTATTCTGGGCTGCACCCACTATCCCTTCCTCAAGCCGCTTCTGGCGCAGATGCTTCCCCAAAGCATCATCCTGATCGATACCGGCGCTGCCGTGGCACGCCAGCTCAAGCGTTTGCTGGGCGAGCGTGACCTGTTGGCCCGCGGCAACCCTGAGCCGGCCCGGTTCTGGACGAGCGGTAACGTCGATCATTTAAGAAATATCCTACCGACACTATGGAAACATCCCGGAGTTGTGCGAAGCTTCGAGGCGTGA